Within the Salvia hispanica cultivar TCC Black 2014 chromosome 4, UniMelb_Shisp_WGS_1.0, whole genome shotgun sequence genome, the region GACCTGGACCTACTCTTGCCCTTCTTTTTACCATTGCCATTAGAGTTACTGTCCTCATTACCCCCTCTATTTTTAGATCTTCCCCTAACATTTAAAGCCTCTGACTGAACAGTTTTAAAAGCCTGATTTTCCTTAAGCTCAATTTCTTTGGATTTTAAAGAACTAATTATCAAATCAAGGGGGGCAGAATCCCTACCATACTTAATGGCAGCTTAAACATCATTGTAAGAATTAGAGATAGCATTCATCAGGGCAATGCTAGTATACTCATCAATGGATTTGTCACCAGACCTTTTAATATCTTGAAcaagtttttgaaaaatatcaatgtTATCCTCAATGTCCTTTGAAAGATCAAGTTTAAACTTAAAGAGCTTTTCCAGCAAATACATTCTTGATGACATTGAGGTTTCAGTATACAGAGTATCTAACTTTTCCCATAGTGCAGAGGCAGACTCAATGGTACCAACCTTTCTAATCACAAAATCAGAAAGGTTGAGTATTATAGTGGACCTAgctaattcattcatttctgCAGCCTTATCTACAGACTCAGTATCAGGAACTAAACCCTCAACAGATTTGAAAACCTTTTGCTGAAttaaaacacacttcattctCTGTTTCCAAAtcacaaaatcatttttccaatTGAAGGGGACAATGCCAACTGGCTGGGACATTTTGAGAAAGATTTGACACACACAAAAGAACCAACAACACAGAAGGCACAACAAGCAACCCTGCTTTCACAGAGAGTGGTCTTAAACACACAACAGTCAAGGAGACCACTTATAACAGATATGCAAGGGTTTCTCATGCAAGAAATACAGATGCACTTATACAGCAAAGGCACACACGCACACGCACATAAGACACCTCAAAGTGATCCCAGACTCAAGAATCAAGTCCATAAGGAGTTCCTCCGTATCTGTCACTTGTACCCCGGCAAGAGGATTTCCCAGTTCACAATCACCCAATGTATGGGGCGCAGGGGGTCACTCAAGGCGGTTAAGGCACAGGATGGATAGGTAATTCACTCAAGAACACAGAGTCAAGCTCTGAGATACACACTTTgagattaaagaaaatattcagAAAGCAGCAACGGAAGCAAGAAAGCTGTAAAGAGCACCAAGAAGCATGCAAACAAACAAGAGCTCATAAGTCCTATAGCCACGGCCAGTGACAACTACCAGAAACAACTTCCCACGCCTAAAACTAGAAAGCAGTAAAAGTTTTAGGGCTTTAGCCAATTTACCAGAGCGGAAACCCTTCGTTAAGGAGTATCCGTCTTACCTTAAAGCCTGTACCGGAGGCTGAGCCTTACTCTGACGAGCCCACCTCCTTTTAATTTGCGACCCGGCGTGCCCAAGTGATCCCCCCGTGGCTTTGATACCACTGTAGGGATCAAATCACTcgggattcactaattaccgggacctcttttattgattgagctctgagatggctaatctcagaAGTTACAAGCCAAGTACAAGCAATCGATAACAAGATTAAAAGAGAACTAAGAAAACAACTAAGTATCTATTACAGAGTCATAACCCAGATCAGAAACCCTAGCTCACTTCAGATCCTTGACCGGCTGGAATCCAAGCTCCTACTGACTGGGACACCTGCACATTAGATACATAAGTTAGTAATCACAAGGCAAAGGATCCTTTCGGATCTAACCAAGATAGAACAAGCAAAGCAAGGTAAGAAGATTTAGGATATGGCTCAGGTCGCACACACACGACTTCACAGGGCCAAGGACCTCCTCAATCTTCACCAACAAGTCTCAAGAGAGCACCGCAAAGTAaccaaaccctaaccctagggATACTCCAACTGCTACAACACAGAGACTACCTCTCCCACAAGGATCTCACACCGATCTCTCAGAACACTGCTTCGCAACACAAGAACTCTCAAAGAAGCCTCCAATCACACAAGAATCCAACAGAGAAGTTGGACAAACCCTAGATCTGAGAAGGAACGCACAAGCACTCACACACTCAGAACCTAAACCGATGAACCTCTCTAGAACCGAGAATCAACGGTGGAAACAGAAGATCGGAGAAGATAACGGCGAACGGCGCCGGAATCTagggagagagaagagagaagcAGAAGCAGATcgcgagagagagagagagagagagagagagagagagagagagagagagaattctGGAATGAATGAGAAGGTAATGAGTCACAAGACTCATAACTAACACACCCCAAATCCAACGGCCCTCATCCAAGATCCATGTGAGATAGCCACGTGGCAGCCATCGAAGCATCCCAGATTAGTTATTGGGCCAAACCAATATGGGTCACCAATAATAAGATGGGTCACATGAATTAAATCAGCCCAGCTGAATAAAATCAAAGTCCAACATAATTAGGGTCCATAATACTTCATAGGACTCCTGAAAAGTGGCCACAACTATGTAGGAATAATTGGActagcaaaaaaataaacttttattattataatgatattcaattgaatataaaatattcaagttCATCATCGAAGTATTTTACCCTtccaatatttttctattgGAGCTTCCCTCATCCCTTTTATTGAATGTAATGATGCGAATTGGACTTTAATAAGTTCTAATATGCAATGCCATGCAGTTCCTAAAAAGCCCAGTGTAATTCCTACCTAATACAAGAATGAAAATAAGGGCAAGCATCCATATGATCccataaactttttttaaggCTTCCAATCTAGAAATAGAATGGAAAGTCCtagcttttttatttttgaataaaaaataaataagttagAACTCAATTTAATGACTCATTCTATTTTGGTAGTTCGATTGAggaatttatttctttatgcATTTCCGGAATTTGAGTGTGTGACTTGTTATAAttgattctatttttttctgtaGTAGAGACGTTTCATTTTCAGCagtcattttgaaaaaaataataataaatagttaaagtggagataatgtatgtaagagagagattaatatggagtggagagagagtattgtaagaaagagaataatatagattctcaatcttactttattttttctctactttaattatttattactccctccgtcccacataattttacccagtattccattttagtccgtcccacataattttacccatttcacttttaccattattggtagtggacctcatattccactaacttattcctactcacattttattataaaaccaatactttaaaaataggacccacatcccaccaactttttcaactcactttttattacatttcttaaaattcgtgccaaGTCAAACtgtgtaaaattatatgggacggagggagtattatttttaaaaaatgaatgttcAAAATGAAACGACTCTACCACAAAGGAATTACAACTATAcgtctataaaaaaaatacaataataagaaaataaactgTTGATTTATTCATGAGAATTGGGCAATCATTCTAGTGTGCAATTCTCCATCCGCGCGGCGCTACACGTGCAATAATGATATTATGCACATAGCATCGCAAATACacaaacaatttaaataaaaaaaaataataatcaaagactgatataaaattactactccatccttttttatgttaataaaaagcCTAGCAAGTGGGAGCAGGAGGGATGACGGTGCCGGAAGCCTTGATTCCGGTGGCGCTCTGACAGGCGGATGAGACGGTCTTGGCCTCCCCCATAGGCTTCAAGTCAATGTCAGCCAATTCGATGTTGTCGCACGGGTTGGTTGTGCTGCAGTTAAACAAGATAGGAATTTCGGAGATTGTGGTGCCCTTGATTCTTCTGAAGTGGACGTCGCTGATTTTGACGTTGGATTGCTACAAGAAACATGAGATTGCATGATGTGTGAGCGAGCatgtaaaaaatgatatacatatatactacTCTCGCTGTCCTATTTTTAGGctgttccattaaaaatgaaacattttctaaTGTGGAAACAAtactatctctactttttttttctcttcattaactcataaaacatCACTGCATAAAATTTCGTGTTGAAAAGAAAATGCTTCATATTCAacgggacagagagagtacaTTACATACGTACCTCAGCAACCATCTTGGAGAAGTAATGCTGATCGATGATGATGGGATTCTTGACGCTATCCAAGGTCAGATCTTCGAACACGATGTTGGTGGCAGTCATCACCGGCGACTTGTGGTAGCTCTTGATTCGGGCACCATTGGTTGTGCCCGTCAAGGTACAACTACTGAAGGTGATGTTCCCCACGCTCAATTCGTCCGGACGCTTCCCCAAACTCCCCACACTATATATCAtcagtaatttaatttaatttaaatgattacgagattcaaataaaaatactcctactactcACGCAAGACCATGTCCGGGTCCGCATTTGACATTTTTGACAAAGATGTTTTTGCTGCCTGTGCCAATGGAGATGCAGTCATCGCCGGTTCCAATAACGGAGTCGGTGATCTCCACATTGGTGGCATTGCTGAGATGGATTCCGTCCGTGTTGGGGCTTTCGTCAGGGGCAGTGATGGTCATTTTCGTCACCTTGATGTTAATACTGTCGATCAACTTGCTATGGAATCCCATAGCGTCCACCAAATTTAGGTTGCTAATGTCCCCATTTTGCGACGATTGGAACGTGAAACTCTATTGCATAACAAAACCACTATaatgttaaatataaatacaattaatacTCCTAAGTCCTATCTTtgaaaaatgttactactaaCTTACAACGGGCATGTGCGCGTCTTCTTTGGCGTACTTCCATGCATTTGCTCCTTGGGCGTTAAGGGTGCCTCCTCCCGTGATCTTAATGTTGTCCACGTGCTCAATCAAGATCCACTTCTGGTTGCTGTAGGAGCTCGGGTTGGGATTTGCCAACAGGGTGCCCTGAATATCGATGATCATTGGCGGTGCTGCCTTGCACTCTCCACTTAGGACTACTTCCCCCATCATGTATTTCCCGGGCGGGACCAAAATCCTCGCGCCCCCTGTGCTGTCGCATCCGGCATTCCATGCTTGAACAAGCGACTACAAATGACattcattattatataaaataaataaataaagcttcatttcattttcattttcatgcaTTTGCAGATGAAAATTAACCATTGCATCATCGGTGGTGCCATCGCCCTTGGCGCCATATTTGGTGATGTCGAAAACGGTCTCAGCCTGCAGGAGGCGGCGTTGTTCGCCGGCAGCAGCAATGGCATTGATAATGATCAAACAGCTTATGCTTAGGGCCAGGGAGCccatcatatgaacacaactAGTAGCCATAAATGTTATTCACGAATCctgttttactttattttctctatccAGATTTTAGTTCACTCGTTTTTGTATGTTATGTAATTCATCGGCCTTATATATGCGATCGTCTACGTAAAATTctacatttttttctatttttggcaaattttGTTGCTTAATTTCAGACCTATAATTTCTGTATGCTGTTCATTATTTTGGCTTGTTTTTAGCCACGGCAGAATAGGAGAAATGTGCTGGTTATGATGTAGAAATAGGTGGATCTTGGATGCTTCATAGCCAATGGTTAACAAACAATACTGGagttaattagtagtagtaaatttttttaaaagaaattagatCCAATACGGTTAAgaatcactaattaattacatgAACTAGTGTAATTCAATTACTGTATTGCAGAAAAACACTTGgtttattttgcatttattaGTTCGTGTTTTGTAACTTTCATAGTGACATGATAACAGTAACACtctaaatttactaaaattaataatcctttttaatagtatattaaagTTAAGAGcagtgataaattaacaaaaattgtatatacaaaagtggacattttagatattttatatataaaataaaaattatactattaatttatttaatgtattaCAGAATTAACCTTTTGTTGATCATTTAGGAAAGATTAAGTTTCATATAATCAACATTTAATTGCATGTTGAGGAAATGATTTACTACATCTTCAGTAATCAATTCCATAATTTCTAATCAATTCTGTAGAATCATTTCTATCCAATTTGGTAGTAAAGTACGCATGATTTCTTGTCCATTAACAAAAAAGAGGACGTTTCTTCAttccattttttcaaaattaaaactttctCCTgcaaactaaatttttttaatcgatTTCTATTCAATTAGGTGGATAATATACATTAGTTGCATAATTTCTTCTTACATAATTTAAACTAAAGTTAAACTCTCTCTTACAAACTAAATTATCTTCTAAATTATGTTACAcaaccaattattttattattaaatcatgtttacaattataagttataaaaacgattatatgcatatataattaaaatcttagtGTTATCATTCAACTAAATAATCGTAGTCgttcatattaaattatttattattaaataatctttaaaacttttaagttataaaaatgattattgtaataatttcttagtgtAATCTAAAGAAATAATGATAGTCATTAACGTccaattgttttattattaaataattcttaaaattctaagatataaaaatgattaaactcatatataattaattttccaatgttatcattcaaagaaataaaaaattttagtcGTTtgcatccaattattttattattaaatctttataaatattctaagttataaaaacgGTTGCATGTGTGCATAATTAACTTCTTTGCGTTATCACATCCAATTCttgtattaataataaacTTTAAGATTCTAAATTATAAACGACCACgtgtatataataatttcttagtgttgtCATCCAAAGAAATGATTATAATCATTcacatctaattattttattattaaataaattttaaaactccaAGTTATAAAAAAGACTACAcgcatatataattaatcttttAATGTTATCCtccaatgaaattaaataataataataataataataataataataataataataataataataataataataataataataattcgcatccaattattttattattaaatcatttttacaattttaagtTACAAAAATGACTATCACGTATgtaattaaattcttaattttattatccaacaaaatacaaaataataatagtctCACATCCAATGATTTCATTATTAAATCATCTTTACaattctaagttataaaaacgactgaatgtgtatataattaatttgatactcttatcatccaattaaataatcgTAGTCATTTGCATCcaattcttttattaataCAATCTCTAAActtctaaattataaaaatgacaagtTGTATATATGATAAATTCTTAATGTTGTCATCcaagaaataattatagtcattcacatcaaattatttattagtattaaataaatttttaaaatttgaagttataaaaataaatatatgcatatatagggatgtatttaaatccttttcatatcttttgtcatttttccttcttaatcctagccccacgattttgtcatctgatgGTTAGATTAAAGTAAGAAAGTATTAgagtgtttgttttttccataAGAAAATGTCTCAGTGGATagcccaaaaaggaatactaAGTTCACTTATGGTGGGACCGATAAATAATCATGCAAATCAATAttgaataaaactaaaacaataaaaaatcaccTTTTCTTCCAGCTTGTAAAACGTATTGACGACCACAAAATCAGCCTTCTCCAAATTCGAAAATTGACTCAACACCATCTCAAAGTAAGCCGGATAAGTCCCATGCTTGTATATGAACGACGGGAGGTCCGGAAGCTCGAGCGGCGGCAGCCCCGGCAGCTCCACCGGCGTCGAGGCGGCCGTCACCGGAAGCTCCAGCAGGCCATGGTGGGCATAATAATACACATAATTCACAACACAAGCTTGAGTGAAAAAAGCAGCTCCTTTGATATCATATTTTTGGGCCACTGCCAAAGCCCATGGCAAAAAGGCATCATAAACTATGCAATCAATGGGGTTATTAGAGCTTTGATATGATTGGATGAGATCCTCCAGGGTTTTCGAGCCGGCCTTTTCCATACGCGTCAAATAGTCTGACACATCGGATGCTTGTCCGAAACCTCCTTCATCGAAGCCATCTGAGATGGCTTCGATGGCGACGGAGTCGGACTTTGGATTGAAGGATTTGATGATGAATTTGGTGAGAGCAAAAGTTGTTTTAGCACCTTTGAAGACTAGGCGCTTGCAAAATTGGTGCATAGGGTTAACATGGCCTTGGCTTGGGTAAGGAATTGCCAAGATGTGTGGTTTTTGtgtgtttctctctctctccatttttttctcaaagcTCCTTTGATGATGCTATACAATTATATAGtacgagagagagaggtgatATTATTACTGCCAATTTTGATCCAATTTGAGAGGGGAAGAGTAGGATATATAATGATCCTACTTGGTAATTTATTTGCTAGGGTCCAAaatgtactaattttttactagtagtatttttggcTCCAACTTCATAAGAGGTGTTGGTTTGCTATTGGTGTAATTATATATCGGTCGACCAtcatgatttttataattgacTATTCCGTCGGACGTCGGTTGATAAAAGTAGTACTGCGTCAATTGTGATAAAGTTGGATATAAATGTTTCCAAATTATATATcctccctccgtttcgccatagttgagACGGAACTTTTgagcacggagttttagaaataaatgttgggtgtgttaaataaacagataaaaaaagtaagagagaggaaaaggtagagagaataaagtataaaatgaataaagaatagaaaataaagtaagagagagtaaagtaagaaagagaggaAAGTTatcatatatggaaatgactcaactatgaagaaactttccaaaatagaaaaatgactcaactatgaagaaacagagggagtatatatataggtaatcaattgctaactcatcattttgctaactacaactaatttaaggccataagattttagaaaccgtgtggtctacaatttgtcatgtgtaattttcgtttttattaataaaataaaaaaagatataaaaaaaactccaaattagggttttggatgaaaatgtcaatatagtgtttcaaaatatcaacacaatgctttgaacgattttgtcatctgacggttagattaatgtcacgtgtcatttaataatgcacattttcattctaataatgcacaacggctaataatgcaacattatagactaataatgcacattttcattctaataatgcacaacggctaataatgcgacattatagactaataacgcattgatcacaaccatccaattcaaggatccaatggctgagattaagaaggaaataggacacttagggtgcaaaggagcctaacgcacccctgcatatatatacttaattttttagtgctatcatcacacaaaataaacatagtCATCGACatataatttagaattgacatatattattcatggattgtgatcaattgagattttttatgctaattgagaaatgagatgcattcagccactcatttttattaaatgagtggtccaaaTTTTTCCaaatggaaaatatctttagattaattaattatgaaagggcagaatggtaatatcatagtaaattttattcaataaatatttttttaatttttaatttttaattttaattttttattaatttttttaaaaaaaattaaattattttttaattttttttactttttttaaaaaaaaattaatttttttaaaaaaattaaaaaaatttaaaaaaatttaaaaaaaatttaaaaaaattaattttatctttagattaattaattatgaaagggcagaatggtaatatcatagtaaattttattcaataaatatttttttaatttttaatttttaattttaattttttattaattttttttaaaaaaattaaattattttttaattttttttactttttttaaaaaaaaaattaatttttttaaattttttttaaatttttttaaatttttttaattttttattaatttttattttttttaatttttatttttcaactacatatacaattcatgtcaactacacacatataatgtcaactatgtgtacaatccatgtcaaccacacacacaattcatgtcaactacacacatataatgtcaactatgtgtacaatccatgtcaactacatacacaattcatgttaactacacataatgtcaactaaatgtacaattcatgtcaaatagtatttattgaataaagttgttgacatttgatgtgtagttgacatgaattgtatatgtagttggaaaaaaaaaataaaaaaaataaaaaa harbors:
- the LOC125218008 gene encoding exopolygalacturonase clone GBGE184-like; amino-acid sequence: MATSCVHMMGSLALSISCLIIINAIAAAGEQRRLLQAETVFDITKYGAKGDGTTDDAMSLVQAWNAGCDSTGGARILVPPGKYMMGEVVLSGECKAAPPMIIDIQGTLLANPNPSSYSNQKWILIEHVDNIKITGGGTLNAQGANAWKYAKEDAHMPVSFTFQSSQNGDISNLNLVDAMGFHSKLIDSINIKVTKMTITAPDESPNTDGIHLSNATNVEITDSVIGTGDDCISIGTGSKNIFVKNVKCGPGHGLAVGSLGKRPDELSVGNITFSSCTLTGTTNGARIKSYHKSPVMTATNIVFEDLTLDSVKNPIIIDQHYFSKMVAEQSNVKISDVHFRRIKGTTISEIPILFNCSTTNPCDNIELADIDLKPMGEAKTVSSACQSATGIKASGTVIPPAPTC
- the LOC125221129 gene encoding UDP-glycosyltransferase 74F2-like; this translates as MHQFCKRLVFKGAKTTFALTKFIIKSFNPKSDSVAIEAISDGFDEGGFGQASDVSDYLTRMEKAGSKTLEDLIQSYQSSNNPIDCIVYDAFLPWALAVAQKYDIKGAAFFTQACVVNYVYYYAHHGLLELPVTAASTPVELPGLPPLELPDLPSFIYKHGTYPAYFEMVLSQFSNLEKADFVVVNTFYKLEEKMTKSWG